Proteins co-encoded in one Streptococcus ruminicola genomic window:
- a CDS encoding DUF859 family phage minor structural protein produces MATATFSGSYGHNMTLELRAERSGEPNIAGNSSNVHVTGYLHTNGYASMWGVTSDVTITINGGGAIEHPAINIGTNSTQKIFDHTYTIGHNNDGTKTVGIKLSVGLNTGGYGSAMVAFDFRLPDIPRASSVSDMTGTLGSAMTININRKVSSFTHTVKYNFGALNGTIATGVGASVSWTPPLNLATAMPNKTSDWGNITVDTYNGSTKIGSATCRLTLNVPDSIKPTFTDVTLAEGNSVVGNVFTQENTFVEVLSQPTVTFNGADGAYNSTVTGYKAEIVGKNMTVTDNGGSFGLLKFNGTATVRASVQDSRGRWSDSKEVEIEVIEYSAPLIGFTLVRSGADKTTLTVIRTVRISPLMVGGVQKNKMTLNFKTRPLTGTEYTANNGSASGVWTTQSELVNSNANLSGTFSGAQSWEVVGTVSDLFTSASHSDSIGTEVVHTAKAPTAFGFGKIPEHTNAVDSDWQYYFNNKPIQHHQLTANNGTAIKLADGSDLNNATEPGFYNGNNLLHAPTGSGAHSWRYIRVTKHTNNNGFVLQEAIDFYGAISAFRVQAGGQWNDWKYYAIQNSVAEFTAVNQTKVYSATLAGPYGLALQARRVGNLVSVTLYSTITSTDSRSGTASETIPVGWRPCKTEVIVSAGFAGGGTGTQMWTGESFCRLFYKTNGQIDFTIRATAKPLGVYASTTWITTDPFPSE; encoded by the coding sequence ATGGCAACAGCTACATTTAGTGGCTCATACGGTCACAATATGACGCTTGAGTTGCGCGCTGAAAGGTCTGGCGAGCCGAATATCGCAGGCAATAGCAGTAACGTACATGTAACTGGTTACTTGCATACAAATGGCTATGCGTCAATGTGGGGTGTAACTAGTGACGTAACTATCACTATTAATGGTGGTGGTGCTATTGAGCACCCAGCTATCAATATCGGCACTAATTCAACACAGAAAATTTTTGACCATACGTACACCATTGGTCACAATAATGACGGTACTAAAACCGTTGGTATCAAACTATCTGTAGGGCTTAATACAGGCGGTTACGGGTCTGCTATGGTCGCTTTTGATTTTAGATTACCAGACATACCGCGAGCTAGTTCAGTCAGCGACATGACTGGTACGCTTGGCAGTGCAATGACTATCAACATTAATCGCAAGGTTAGCAGTTTTACTCACACCGTTAAATACAATTTTGGTGCTCTAAATGGCACAATTGCAACTGGTGTCGGGGCGTCTGTAAGCTGGACACCGCCGCTAAATTTAGCGACAGCCATGCCTAACAAAACAAGCGATTGGGGCAATATTACAGTAGACACTTACAATGGCTCTACTAAAATTGGCTCTGCTACATGCAGGCTTACTCTAAACGTCCCAGACAGTATTAAGCCGACTTTTACTGATGTGACGTTAGCAGAAGGAAATTCTGTTGTTGGTAACGTGTTTACACAAGAAAATACGTTTGTGGAAGTTTTATCACAACCGACAGTTACCTTTAACGGTGCAGATGGTGCTTATAATTCGACTGTAACAGGTTACAAAGCAGAAATAGTCGGTAAGAACATGACTGTAACTGACAATGGTGGTAGTTTTGGATTGCTTAAATTTAACGGTACGGCAACAGTTAGAGCAAGCGTACAAGATAGTCGTGGGCGTTGGTCAGATAGTAAAGAAGTAGAAATCGAAGTGATAGAATACTCAGCGCCATTGATTGGTTTTACACTGGTTCGTTCGGGTGCAGACAAGACAACACTCACAGTAATTCGTACAGTTCGCATATCGCCTTTAATGGTCGGAGGCGTACAGAAGAATAAGATGACGCTAAACTTCAAGACAAGACCATTGACAGGCACGGAATACACAGCTAACAATGGTTCAGCAAGTGGTGTTTGGACTACTCAAAGTGAGTTAGTCAACTCAAATGCAAATCTTTCTGGTACGTTTTCGGGCGCTCAATCATGGGAAGTAGTCGGAACGGTATCGGACTTATTTACAAGTGCCTCACATAGTGACAGCATCGGAACGGAAGTTGTCCACACCGCTAAAGCGCCGACAGCTTTTGGCTTTGGTAAAATTCCTGAACATACTAACGCAGTAGATAGCGATTGGCAGTATTACTTTAACAACAAGCCTATTCAGCACCATCAGCTAACAGCAAATAATGGCACAGCTATAAAATTGGCAGATGGTAGTGATTTAAATAATGCTACAGAACCTGGATTTTACAATGGGAACAATCTTTTACATGCTCCTACGGGTAGTGGCGCACATAGCTGGAGGTATATTCGTGTAACTAAACATACAAATAATAACGGCTTTGTTTTACAAGAGGCTATTGATTTTTACGGCGCCATTTCTGCCTTTCGTGTACAAGCAGGCGGACAATGGAACGATTGGAAGTATTACGCAATCCAAAACTCAGTAGCTGAATTTACGGCAGTCAATCAGACAAAAGTGTACAGCGCTACACTAGCTGGTCCGTATGGATTAGCATTACAAGCTAGACGTGTCGGAAATTTGGTGTCAGTCACATTATATTCAACAATTACGTCAACTGATTCTCGCTCTGGAACTGCAAGTGAAACCATACCAGTTGGTTGGCGCCCTTGTAAAACAGAAGTTATTGTTTCTGCTGGTTTTGCGGGTGGCGGTACTGGTACACAAATGTGGACTGGTGAAAGCTTCTGTAGACTTTTTTATAAAACGAATGGGCAAATCGATTTTACAATTCGAGCCACTGCAAAACCACTTGGTGTATATGCAAGCACTACTTGGATAACAACAGACCCATTTCCGAGCGAATAG
- a CDS encoding phage tail protein gives MQIWIHDNQMRKIIALNNDIPDMLHYTNSTWHPYLEQATSTFDFAIPKFSNGKLHEDIKLINDECFVSFYANGSHQVFYIATLQEDDFNIQLTCNNTNLEYALEYANPFSAGGAQTIEWYLNHMDLLSFAAVELGYNEISDRKRTLTFDSQETKMARLQSLMSNFDAEFEFKTELNRDGTYKRIVINVYQKADETHHGIGKIRNDVILYYDNDLKGVQVNSDKTQMFNAGVFTGKDGLSLNDVEISEKNADGIEEFYSRKGNPCLYAPLAMNRYRATMRAEGQDNWIRKDFSTEYENINDLKAYALRTLKQYAYPLITYTASVQSKFIGNYSDLALGDTVKIIDNNFAGGLALEARVSEMIISFDNPNNNSIVFTNYRKIDNKPTSALQSRIDRAVEDRLPYTIELTTTGGVTFKNNEGESLVQPRLYNGGKPFTTDVSWRWALDGVVTVGMQYLVKAKDIDDTAVLTVSGYVGNTEVATTEITLANLVEQIELKVMTSNGNTFKNGVIASTLTATLWRGNKEIDKDGTEFSYIWTKTNDDETPDEHWNADHSYSQKSIRITQEDVFRRATFSCEIEYIGKQV, from the coding sequence ATGCAAATTTGGATTCACGATAATCAAATGCGCAAAATCATTGCTTTAAACAATGATATTCCAGACATGCTCCACTATACGAACAGTACATGGCATCCGTATCTTGAACAAGCCACAAGTACGTTTGATTTTGCGATTCCGAAGTTTTCAAACGGCAAACTACATGAGGACATCAAACTTATCAATGACGAATGCTTTGTGTCGTTTTACGCCAACGGTTCTCATCAAGTGTTTTACATCGCCACGCTGCAAGAAGATGACTTTAATATTCAGCTTACGTGCAACAACACTAACCTCGAATATGCACTTGAATACGCTAATCCATTTAGCGCTGGTGGTGCTCAAACGATTGAATGGTATTTAAATCACATGGATTTGCTATCATTCGCAGCGGTTGAGCTTGGTTACAACGAAATATCGGACCGCAAGCGTACATTGACTTTTGATTCGCAAGAAACCAAAATGGCGCGTTTACAGTCGCTGATGTCGAATTTTGACGCTGAATTTGAATTTAAAACAGAACTCAATCGTGACGGTACGTATAAGCGTATCGTCATCAATGTTTATCAAAAGGCGGATGAAACGCATCACGGCATTGGCAAGATTCGAAACGACGTCATTCTTTATTACGACAACGATCTAAAAGGTGTGCAAGTCAACAGCGATAAAACACAGATGTTTAATGCAGGTGTGTTCACTGGTAAAGATGGTTTGAGCTTAAATGATGTCGAAATTTCCGAAAAAAACGCAGATGGCATCGAAGAATTTTACAGTCGCAAAGGAAACCCTTGCTTATATGCTCCGCTCGCTATGAATCGCTACCGAGCTACTATGCGAGCGGAAGGACAAGACAACTGGATACGTAAAGATTTTAGCACTGAGTACGAAAACATAAATGACTTGAAGGCCTATGCGTTGCGTACGCTGAAACAATATGCTTATCCGTTGATAACTTACACAGCTAGTGTTCAATCGAAGTTTATCGGCAATTATAGCGATTTGGCTTTGGGAGATACAGTCAAAATCATTGATAACAACTTTGCGGGTGGTTTGGCGCTTGAAGCTCGTGTATCGGAAATGATTATCAGTTTTGATAACCCAAATAACAACTCAATCGTATTTACGAACTATCGAAAAATTGACAATAAACCGACATCGGCTTTGCAATCACGCATTGATAGAGCGGTTGAAGACAGGTTACCTTACACGATCGAGCTAACGACCACTGGCGGAGTCACTTTTAAAAATAACGAAGGCGAAAGTTTGGTTCAACCACGGCTTTATAATGGTGGTAAGCCTTTTACTACTGACGTCTCATGGCGTTGGGCGCTTGATGGCGTGGTCACAGTCGGAATGCAGTATCTTGTCAAAGCCAAAGACATAGACGACACAGCTGTTTTAACCGTGTCTGGCTATGTCGGGAATACGGAAGTGGCAACGACGGAAATCACGTTGGCAAACCTTGTCGAGCAGATTGAGTTGAAAGTCATGACGTCAAACGGAAATACGTTCAAGAACGGCGTCATAGCAAGCACGCTGACAGCTACTTTGTGGCGTGGAAATAAGGAAATCGATAAAGATGGAACAGAGTTTAGTTACATCTGGACCAAAACGAATGACGACGAAACACCAGACGAGCACTGGAACGCCGACCATTCATATTCACAGAAATCAATAAGAATTACGCAGGAAGACGTCTTTAGACGAGCCACATTTTCTTGCGAAATTGAGTACATAGGAAAACAAGTTTAA
- a CDS encoding distal tail protein Dit, translating to MTGISIKYNDVDWLEALNELDGQAVTVDVNRNVAANFNNTYLDQGNHRYGQQFLYNTLSVKQISISLKLTGSNAYFNEVANKIGGFLNVFEPKRLIFGDEPDKIWEAIPSGQPTLTTDNSTSPPTATLSITFDIPKSYAESQTQCLVDNTNNSRYGSITKISNDHYKVKLNNFGSATAYPKFRIKHNSENGWVSIIKSATEAYEIGNPEEADGKNIKKSEILFDYVSNNRITQGFEDGQRNVAILNDTSQDINGTLFLDGAWGRPHIALADRGTGTKGNRGGSITWEIPADSNGEKGSLNEYFWWRQIFWLGSANQYGFMKICVSDTEGKFLYGVETFKRAGGLGCEYNFMVSDGKGGYRMPLRWTFTGTHLDSQNPFNAERGWSDLQRRDDEIQVFWWGSYPRVKVPEIKGRKSAKIHVFFGDMGTSPQVTHMYLDSIVYRKDYIDGWEDIPNRYRMGSVLEVDMAKGKTYLDNLPTMDGLAYLAEPFGIETGETEIDIYFSSWIEKEPDIEVTWYERSV from the coding sequence TTGACAGGTATTTCTATCAAGTATAACGACGTAGACTGGCTAGAGGCTTTAAATGAGTTAGATGGTCAAGCCGTTACGGTTGACGTTAACCGCAATGTTGCAGCTAACTTTAACAATACCTATCTCGACCAAGGCAATCACCGCTATGGTCAACAATTTTTATACAACACGCTTTCAGTCAAGCAGATTTCAATCTCTCTCAAGCTGACTGGAAGCAACGCATATTTCAACGAAGTCGCCAATAAAATTGGTGGCTTTTTGAATGTGTTTGAACCTAAACGTCTGATTTTTGGAGATGAACCAGACAAAATCTGGGAAGCTATTCCAAGTGGTCAACCGACATTAACAACCGATAACAGCACGTCACCACCGACGGCTACACTATCAATCACGTTTGATATTCCAAAATCGTATGCTGAAAGCCAAACACAGTGCTTAGTTGACAATACGAACAATAGTCGCTACGGTTCGATTACAAAAATTAGTAATGATCACTATAAAGTTAAATTAAACAATTTTGGCTCAGCTACTGCTTATCCAAAATTTAGGATTAAGCACAATTCGGAAAACGGTTGGGTCAGTATTATCAAAAGTGCTACGGAAGCCTATGAAATCGGCAATCCAGAAGAAGCAGATGGTAAGAATATCAAGAAATCTGAAATCTTGTTCGATTACGTTTCAAACAATCGAATTACACAAGGTTTTGAAGACGGTCAGAGAAATGTGGCTATCTTGAACGATACAAGCCAAGATATCAACGGGACATTGTTTCTTGACGGCGCTTGGGGACGTCCTCACATCGCTTTGGCTGATAGAGGAACTGGAACCAAAGGCAACAGAGGCGGTTCGATTACTTGGGAAATTCCAGCAGATAGCAATGGTGAGAAAGGCTCGCTAAACGAGTATTTTTGGTGGCGTCAAATCTTTTGGCTTGGCTCAGCTAACCAATACGGTTTCATGAAAATTTGTGTTTCAGACACAGAAGGTAAATTCTTGTACGGAGTCGAAACATTCAAACGTGCAGGCGGTCTCGGTTGCGAATACAATTTTATGGTTTCGGATGGCAAAGGTGGGTACCGCATGCCGTTGCGTTGGACGTTCACAGGGACGCATTTGGATAGTCAAAATCCATTTAATGCAGAGCGAGGCTGGTCAGACTTGCAACGCAGAGACGATGAAATCCAAGTGTTTTGGTGGGGGTCTTATCCACGAGTAAAAGTGCCAGAAATTAAAGGACGTAAATCTGCTAAGATTCACGTCTTTTTTGGTGATATGGGCACAAGTCCACAAGTCACACATATGTATTTAGATAGCATTGTTTATCGTAAAGATTACATTGACGGGTGGGAAGACATTCCAAATCGTTACCGCATGGGTTCGGTGTTAGAGGTAGACATGGCAAAAGGCAAAACCTATCTTGACAATCTACCAACAATGGACGGCTTGGCTTATTTGGCTGAGCCGTTTGGTATTGAAACAGGTGAGACCGAAATCGATATTTACTTTTCGAGCTGGATTGAAAAAGAACCAGATATTGAGGTGACGTGGTACGAAAGGAGTGTTTAG
- a CDS encoding lytic exoenzyme target recognition domain-containing protein produces MNTDVLINWFESRRGKLTYSMYGSRNGSDGTADCSGSISQALKEAGVNIIGLPSTVTLGSQLANNGFYRVSKNEDWNGQRGDIILMSWGADMSQSGGAGGHVGVLEDANTFISVDYWTGGQAGTAVSSHNWDQYYAIEKPAYIEAWRFSGSTATQPNTVVSGGRKPDSKAYYLANDVAFVNGIYQIKCDYLAPVGFDWSDNGIPVGLVNWVDENGNNVKDGADKDFKAGMYFSFELDEAHITDTGEGGYYGGYYWRKFEFGQFGTVWLSCRDKDDLVNYYK; encoded by the coding sequence ATGAATACAGACGTTTTAATTAATTGGTTTGAAAGCCGTCGAGGCAAACTTACTTATAGCATGTATGGCAGTCGTAACGGTTCAGACGGCACAGCAGATTGTTCAGGTTCGATTTCTCAGGCTTTGAAAGAGGCAGGGGTAAATATCATTGGACTACCGTCAACGGTCACTCTAGGCTCACAATTGGCAAATAACGGCTTCTATCGTGTGTCTAAAAACGAAGACTGGAACGGTCAACGAGGTGACATTATTTTGATGTCATGGGGTGCTGATATGTCCCAATCTGGCGGAGCTGGTGGACACGTCGGAGTGCTAGAAGACGCTAACACATTTATCAGCGTTGACTACTGGACTGGCGGACAAGCAGGGACAGCAGTGTCATCTCACAACTGGGACCAATATTACGCTATCGAGAAACCAGCTTATATCGAGGCTTGGCGCTTTAGTGGGTCAACAGCTACACAGCCTAACACAGTAGTCTCAGGCGGTCGTAAACCAGACAGCAAAGCTTACTATCTAGCAAATGATGTAGCATTCGTTAACGGTATTTACCAAATCAAATGCGATTACCTAGCGCCTGTTGGCTTTGACTGGTCTGATAACGGAATCCCCGTCGGGCTAGTCAATTGGGTTGACGAAAACGGAAACAACGTCAAAGACGGCGCAGACAAGGATTTTAAAGCTGGTATGTACTTTAGCTTTGAGTTAGACGAGGCTCACATTACCGATACTGGCGAAGGCGGATACTATGGCGGTTACTACTGGCGTAAGTTCGAGTTTGGTCAATTTGGCACTGTATGGCTTTCTTGTCGAGATAAAGACGATTTAGTCAATTATTACAAGTAA
- a CDS encoding phage holin: MNDVIVQAAMLILTGLAGFIVKNVKDYLYKEGGEKALKIVEIIARNAVNAVEQIAEEDTKGYQKLSEAKAKAKKSLEAHNIYLTDSQLEMFIESAVKEMNDAWRGESK; this comes from the coding sequence ATGAATGATGTGATTGTACAAGCAGCTATGCTTATTTTGACAGGTTTAGCTGGTTTTATCGTTAAAAACGTAAAAGACTATCTTTACAAAGAAGGCGGTGAGAAAGCGCTCAAAATCGTTGAAATCATCGCAAGAAACGCAGTCAATGCCGTTGAGCAGATTGCCGAGGAAGACACTAAAGGCTATCAAAAACTTAGCGAAGCCAAAGCTAAGGCTAAAAAGAGTCTAGAAGCTCACAATATTTATTTAACAGATAGTCAACTGGAAATGTTTATCGAGTCAGCAGTCAAGGAAATGAATGACGCTTGGAGAGGAGAAAGCAAATGA
- a CDS encoding DUF1366 domain-containing protein, whose protein sequence is MKLKFSSKSQEFETDGTVKGTKVTLTNDDGAFYPVMLPADKIELSNAELEKLALEVVYQENFPRRAENEKFNEIGEKIAKYDEMIEKMQKAIDDSEKMTKLATGMLNDLINEKYKDDETTTEN, encoded by the coding sequence ATGAAACTAAAATTTAGTTCGAAATCACAGGAATTTGAAACAGACGGCACGGTTAAAGGTACGAAAGTCACTTTGACCAACGATGACGGTGCGTTTTATCCCGTCATGCTACCAGCTGACAAAATCGAGCTCTCAAACGCAGAGCTTGAAAAATTAGCGCTAGAAGTCGTGTATCAGGAAAATTTCCCGAGACGTGCTGAGAACGAAAAATTTAACGAAATTGGCGAGAAAATCGCTAAGTATGATGAGATGATTGAGAAAATGCAAAAAGCCATTGATGATTCGGAAAAAATGACAAAGCTAGCAACAGGTATGCTAAATGACTTAATCAACGAGAAATACAAAGATGATGAAACTACTACAGAAAATTAA
- a CDS encoding HAD-IA family hydrolase, giving the protein MNYHDYIWDLGGTLLDNYEMSTQAFVKTLADFGCQASHDDVYEKLKESTDAAIKKFIPNQPQFLKAYKALEADYLKTPVLFTGASEVLQVIVATGGRNFLVSHRNKQVLDILEKTKVLPYFTEVVTSESGFARKPSPESMLYLKEKYKIDNALVIGDREIDKEAGQAAGFDTLLVDGKKSLLEIVK; this is encoded by the coding sequence ATGAATTACCATGATTATATCTGGGATTTGGGCGGCACTTTACTCGATAATTACGAAATGTCCACTCAGGCTTTTGTGAAAACTTTAGCTGATTTTGGCTGTCAAGCATCGCATGATGATGTCTATGAAAAGCTGAAGGAGTCAACAGATGCCGCTATTAAAAAATTTATCCCAAACCAACCACAATTTTTGAAAGCATATAAAGCATTAGAAGCCGATTATTTGAAAACACCGGTTCTTTTTACAGGCGCCAGCGAGGTTTTGCAGGTAATTGTGGCTACCGGTGGGAGAAATTTTTTGGTTTCTCATCGAAATAAACAAGTCCTTGATATTTTAGAAAAAACAAAGGTACTTCCTTATTTCACTGAAGTCGTGACATCAGAAAGCGGCTTTGCTCGTAAACCAAGTCCAGAGTCAATGTTATACCTCAAAGAAAAGTATAAGATTGACAATGCTTTGGTTATTGGAGATCGTGAAATTGATAAAGAAGCTGGTCAGGCTGCTGGCTTTGATACCTTGTTAGTTGATGGAAAAAAATCCTTATTGGAGATAGTGAAGTAA
- the gyrB gene encoding DNA topoisomerase (ATP-hydrolyzing) subunit B codes for MTEENKNLAELAKEYDASQIQVLEGLEAVRMRPGMYIGSTSKEGLHHLVWEIVDNSIDEALAGFATHIEVFIEKDNSITVVDDGRGIPVDIQEKTGRPAVETVFTVLHAGGKFGGGGYKVSGGLHGVGSSVVNALSTQLDVSVYRDGKIHYQEYRRGHVVDDLKVIGDTDRHGTTVHFTPDGEIFTETTVFDFDKLAKRIQELAFLNRGLRISITDKREGIEQEQHYHYEGGISSYVEFINENKDVIFDKPIYTDGEMDGISVEVAMQYTTGYHETVMSFANNIHTHEGGTHEQGFRTALTRVINDYARQNKLLKEKDDNLTGDDVREGLTAVISVKHPNPQFEGQTKTKLGNSEVVKITNRLFSDAFGRFLLENPQIAKKIVEKGILASKARIAAKRAREVTRKKSGLEISNLPGKLADCSSNDATMNELFIVEGDSAGGSAKSGRDREHQAILPIRGKILNVEKASMDKILANEEIRSLFTAMGTGFGADFDVTKARYHKLVIMTDADVDGAHIRTLLLTLIYRFMRPVLEAGYVYIAQPPIYGVKVGSEIKEYIQPGANQEVELQAAIERYSNGRSKPSVQRYKGLGEMDDHQLWATTMDPENRLMARVSVDDAAEADKIFDMLMGDKVEPRREFIEENAVYSTLDI; via the coding sequence ATGACGGAAGAAAATAAAAATTTAGCAGAATTAGCGAAAGAGTACGACGCCAGTCAGATTCAGGTCTTAGAAGGACTTGAAGCTGTACGTATGCGCCCAGGAATGTATATCGGTTCAACCTCAAAAGAAGGATTGCACCACTTAGTCTGGGAAATTGTCGATAACTCAATCGATGAAGCCTTGGCAGGATTTGCCACACACATTGAGGTTTTCATCGAGAAAGATAATTCTATTACAGTTGTCGATGATGGACGCGGTATTCCTGTCGATATTCAAGAAAAAACAGGTCGTCCAGCTGTTGAAACGGTCTTTACAGTCTTGCACGCCGGAGGTAAATTTGGCGGAGGCGGTTATAAAGTATCAGGTGGTCTTCACGGGGTAGGTTCATCTGTTGTTAACGCCCTTTCAACACAATTGGATGTTTCTGTTTACCGTGATGGAAAAATCCATTATCAAGAATACCGTCGTGGTCACGTTGTTGATGATTTGAAAGTTATTGGAGATACAGATCGTCACGGAACAACCGTTCACTTCACTCCAGACGGTGAAATCTTTACGGAAACAACAGTATTTGATTTTGATAAATTAGCTAAACGTATTCAAGAACTTGCTTTCTTGAACCGAGGTTTGCGTATTTCAATCACTGACAAACGTGAAGGCATTGAACAAGAACAACATTATCACTACGAAGGTGGTATTTCAAGTTACGTTGAATTTATCAACGAAAACAAAGATGTTATCTTTGATAAACCTATTTACACTGATGGTGAAATGGATGGTATCTCAGTTGAAGTTGCTATGCAATATACAACTGGTTACCACGAGACAGTGATGAGCTTTGCTAACAACATCCATACACACGAAGGTGGTACTCACGAACAAGGTTTCCGTACAGCATTGACACGTGTGATTAATGATTATGCTCGTCAAAATAAATTGCTTAAAGAAAAAGACGATAATCTAACTGGTGACGATGTTCGTGAAGGGTTGACAGCAGTTATCTCTGTTAAACACCCAAATCCACAATTTGAAGGGCAAACCAAAACAAAACTTGGTAACTCAGAAGTTGTCAAAATTACCAACCGTTTGTTTAGTGATGCTTTTGGACGTTTCTTGTTAGAAAATCCTCAAATTGCTAAGAAAATCGTTGAAAAAGGAATTCTTGCTTCTAAAGCGCGTATCGCTGCGAAACGTGCACGTGAGGTAACACGTAAGAAATCAGGTCTTGAAATTTCAAACTTGCCTGGTAAATTGGCAGACTGTTCTTCAAACGACGCAACAATGAATGAATTGTTCATCGTCGAAGGGGACTCTGCGGGTGGTTCTGCAAAATCAGGACGTGACCGCGAGCACCAAGCAATTCTACCAATTCGTGGTAAAATCTTGAACGTTGAAAAAGCAAGTATGGATAAAATTCTTGCTAACGAAGAAATCCGTAGCTTGTTTACAGCTATGGGAACAGGTTTTGGAGCAGATTTTGATGTGACAAAAGCTCGTTACCACAAACTAGTTATCATGACCGATGCCGACGTCGATGGAGCTCACATTCGTACTCTGCTTCTGACATTGATTTACCGCTTCATGCGTCCGGTATTGGAAGCAGGATACGTATACATCGCACAACCACCAATTTATGGTGTTAAAGTGGGTAGTGAAATTAAAGAATACATCCAACCTGGTGCTAATCAGGAAGTTGAACTACAAGCAGCAATTGAGCGCTATAGTAATGGACGTTCAAAACCATCTGTTCAACGTTACAAAGGACTTGGTGAAATGGATGATCACCAACTCTGGGCAACAACAATGGATCCAGAAAATCGTTTAATGGCACGTGTCTCTGTTGATGATGCTGCCGAAGCAGATAAGATTTTTGATATGCTTATGGGAGATAAGGTTGAACCACGTCGTGAGTTCATTGAAGAAAATGCGGTTTACAGTACGCTTGATATTTAA
- a CDS encoding FtsW/RodA/SpoVE family cell cycle protein has protein sequence MARKKYSIDSRIDYSVILPVFFLLLIGLVAVYIATSNDYPETIAKVMTQQGVWIFLGCVVAFVVMLFSTEFLWKITPYLYGLGLALMILPLIFYSPELVESTGAKNWVTIGSVTLFQPSEFMKVSYILMLARASIWFRQKVPEDNLKNDWKLLGIFALITLPVMVLLGLQKDLGTAMVFSAILAGLILLSGISWWIILPVVIAVTVIIGGFLALFLSPHGKDIFYGLGMDTYQINRISAWLDPFSYAKSIAYQQTQGMISIGSGGLGGKGFNVIDLSVPVRESDMIFTVIAEDFGFVGCAVVMTLYLVLIYRMIRVTFESNNRFYTYISTGFIMMILFHIFENIGAAVGILPLTGIPLPFISQGGSSLITNLICVGLILSMSYQNNLHHEQEVEEHFRRSERY, from the coding sequence ATGGCAAGAAAAAAATATTCTATTGATAGTCGAATCGACTATTCTGTAATTTTACCTGTTTTTTTTCTTTTGCTAATTGGTTTGGTAGCCGTTTATATTGCAACGTCAAATGACTATCCTGAAACAATTGCAAAAGTAATGACACAACAAGGTGTTTGGATCTTTTTAGGGTGTGTAGTTGCCTTTGTTGTTATGCTCTTTAGTACTGAATTTTTATGGAAAATCACCCCTTATCTATATGGCTTGGGATTGGCTTTGATGATTTTACCATTGATTTTTTATAGTCCTGAATTAGTAGAATCAACCGGAGCAAAAAACTGGGTGACCATTGGTTCTGTGACCTTATTTCAACCCTCTGAGTTTATGAAGGTTTCCTACATTTTGATGCTTGCTAGGGCATCAATTTGGTTCCGTCAAAAAGTTCCTGAGGACAACTTGAAAAATGATTGGAAGTTGCTTGGAATTTTTGCTTTGATTACCTTGCCAGTAATGGTTTTACTCGGTTTGCAAAAAGACCTTGGGACAGCCATGGTTTTCTCAGCTATTTTAGCAGGTTTGATTTTGCTGTCTGGGATTTCTTGGTGGATTATTTTGCCAGTTGTTATTGCTGTAACGGTAATCATTGGTGGATTTTTAGCACTTTTTCTATCACCACATGGCAAAGATATTTTCTATGGATTGGGGATGGATACTTATCAAATCAACCGTATTTCGGCTTGGTTAGATCCTTTTTCATACGCTAAGTCAATCGCTTATCAACAAACACAAGGTATGATTTCGATTGGTAGTGGAGGACTTGGTGGTAAAGGTTTTAACGTGATTGATCTTTCAGTCCCAGTTCGTGAAAGTGATATGATTTTCACTGTCATTGCTGAAGATTTTGGATTTGTTGGCTGTGCTGTTGTCATGACCTTGTATCTTGTTTTGATTTATCGCATGATTCGTGTGACTTTTGAGTCAAACAACCGATTCTACACTTACATTTCAACTGGATTTATCATGATGATTTTGTTCCATATTTTTGAAAATATAGGTGCTGCTGTTGGTATCTTACCTTTGACTGGTATTCCATTGCCATTCATCTCACAGGGTGGTTCATCATTGATTACTAACTTGATTTGTGTTGGTTTGATTCTCTCAATGAGTTATCAAAATAATTTGCACCATGAGCAAGAAGTTGAAGAACATTTCAGACGAAGTGAACGTTATTAA